The Methanoculleus taiwanensis nucleotide sequence CGAGGACGATGATCCCGTTCAGGACGAGCGTCGACAGCGCCATTGTCATCTGTTCGACGGAGGCGGGGATGCCGACCCGCAGGATATCCGCAACGATCGATCCTTTCGGGGAAAATCCGCTCCAGCGGAACGAGACGTAGGTATCCCGCTTGATGAAGAGCCAGTAGCCGAGCAGCCCGACCGAGGCGAGAACCGAAAGGACGGTCGCCCACGCAGCCCCCGCGATACCCATGTCGAGGGTGTATATCAGGATCGGGTCGAGGACGATGTTGCCGACCGCCCCGAGCGCCATGGCGTACATCGGCCGCTTCGCATCACCCTCTCCCCGCAGGATTGCGTAGGCGACGTTCGTGAACAGGATGGCCGCCGTTCCGAGAAAGAGGATCCTGCCGTATTCGGCGGCCATCCCGGCGGCGCTGCCCGCTCCGAGCAGGATAAAGAGGTGTCCGGCCAGCAGGTAGAACGGCACCGTGACGACGACGGCGAGCACCGCCAGCATGATCATGGTGTGCACGGCGACGTTGTCGGCTCCGGCTTTGTTTCGGGCGCCGATCATGCGGGATATTGCGGCGCCGCCGCCGACACCGAGCCCGTTCGCGAGGCCGATGATGATGAAGAAGAGGGGGAACGTGAATCCGACCGCGGCAAGGGCGTCGGATCCGAGTCCTGCGACCCAGAATGCATCGACGAGGTTGTATGCCGTCAGCAGGGTCATGGCGACCATCATCGGCAGGGAGAGCTTGATGATCGCCTTCTTCGGATCGGAGAGGAGCGTCCGTGTGCCTTCGGTTCCGTGTTCGGTGGGTGATGGGTGCTGTGATGAACTCTGATCCGTCATATTTCGAAACCTTCGGTGCTGGATACCTTCTATAGGAATGCGTCGCGGGGGTATTTAGTTGCTATGTCAACTATGTGGCGGGGCACCGGACTCCGGTGCGGCGTTGAAGCTGCCGGGGCGATGCCTACCTCACATGGCGCGCACCCTCCGGAACGGCAACACGTTTATACGAGCGTCCCGCATCTCGTATTCGGGACAACTATGCTGTATACTCGGGAGATTATCAAAAAACTCTGGGATGCACAGGGATACGGAAACCTTGCCGTCTGGCAGGACGGGACGACCCGCGTGATCGCACCGGGCGAGGATGCCGGGCAGCCTCTCGTTGTCCTAAAACCGATGCCGCTCGTCGGGGAGTTCTCGCTTCTGGACTTCGCCCTCCACGATGCCGGGTTGCTCGAGAAGGTCGAGGCGGCTGTTCGCGAGGCAGGCGGTGAGATCGAGCGGGAAGAGTGAGCGCCCGCATTCCGGGGCGGTCAGAAGAGCGAGACGGCGATAACGGCAAGCCCTGCAGCGTGGGCGAGCACGAAGACCGGCACCAGCCGGAACTTCATCTTCTGCGTTTTGTGCCGCAGCCTCCTCATCGCAGCATAGGCTCCGAAGGGTCCGAGGAGTGCAAGAAGCAGCAGCGTGCTCTCTTTCGTCCTCCATGCCCCGTGCTCCGCCGCCCGTTTGTCGTGCGCATAGCAGAAGAATGCACCTACGTTTACGAGAACGTAGAGTGCCGGAAGTACGATAGCGATATCGATAATAGGTATCATCCCTGCGGGTACCTATCAGGTATGGGTATCCCGGCTTTTTACTCTGCTGAATTGGATCGCTCTTCGCCGCGGCGGGCATCCTCGTCGAGCAAAGGGCGGAGATCCCTGCTTGCGGGCGTCTGCACCAGAACGTACCGCTCGCTCACCGATGCGGTCGTCCGCGCCGCCGTCTCCATGGCAAGGACGATCGTCCGCACCGCGTCCCGGGGCGTCCCGCCCTTCCAGGTGTCGCGGATGCAGCGGTTCGTGACCTGTTTCGCTATCGCGTTCCCGAGCACGATGAAGGTGCTCCCCGTGCCCTGCGAGACGACGGTCATGCAGCCGTCTTCGAAGTCGGCGATGGCGTACCGGCCGGCCGAGGCGTAGAGTCTCCGGCTCCTGACCACTCCCTTCTCGGTCTCCCCGACCTCACCCACGAGAATACCGCTTCGCTCCGCGACCTTGTTCTTCGTATCCCTGACATATACGCCGATTCCGATCTCTTGCGCCCGCCGCGCGAGTGCTTCGTCGGTGACGATACGGCCGTCGTAGAGTTCGGCCTCAAGCCGGTCACGGCAGGAGTCGTCCCCGGAGAAGAGGATCTCCCGCATGTCCCCAGCCATAACCGCGCCGCGTGCTCCGATAAATGCAATCACCAGGCTCATTCCGGCATCGTTCTCTCAGCTGACTGAAGAGAGTCTGGGCTCCGGTACCATGAACATATCCCCGGCGACTCCGGGCAGGCAGATCCTTTCTTATACCCTCATACCGATACCCGCCGCCGGGAGTGCTATGGCAACGGGGAGAATTCTACAGTTCCCTTCGCCCGGTGCTGCACGGCAGTTTGCCGTCGACGCCGGGGCGGGCCGGGTGGCGGGTGGCGGTCTCCCCTACTGGGATGTGAGGTGTACCGTGACCCGGTACATCCCGGTCCCAACGATTCCCGCCCAGATCGGCAGCATTGCAACGAACGCCGTCTCACCGCCGATAACGGCCGAGAGAAACGCCCAGGAGAGCACGAGAACCTGCGCCGACTGCACCCTGATCGGAGAGAGCCGTTTCTGCGTCCGATCGCCTGTCGTGGTGACACTCTGTGATCTGCCGATCACCGCGAGATAGAGGAGCGACCCGAGGAGGAGTGCTCCGCCTGCTGCCGGGACGATAGGATCGACGGTTATGCCCGGCCCGCTGGCGGCAAAAAAGCCGGTTTCGAGCAACGCCAGAAGGGCGAACCCGGGCTGCAGGCGGTTCGGCCGGGAGAGGAGTCCGTCGAGGAGGAGTGCGGCGGCCATGGCCGCCCCCGCAAGCAGGTAGCCCTGCATGAGAGGCCATGCGGCGATAAGAAGCAGAACCACCGAATCGAGCACCTGCGTCGGGAGACCGGACGTCCGGTTCACCGTCCGCAGGAGAAGAACCGCGAAGAGTGCCGTGACCGGATCGGGAAGCGGGAAGAGAAGGAGCGCTCCTGCCATCAGTCCGGCCGAGACGAACGCAGCATACTCCTCGTCGGGATCGAGTTCCCGTCCGAGCGCCCAGGCCAGAAAGAAGGAAGCCGCTCCTGAAACGGCGGCGATGATGCTTCCCGGTATCGCCGCACCGGAAAGAAGGGTGACGATGACGCCTCCCGCCAGCACGGCAAGCGTCAGGAGTAGTATCGCCCGGTTTGTCGGGTAGTCGGGATCGATGGAGCGAGCGAGGGTGAACCGCGGCGGCATGGGATCGGTGAACTCCTCTCTTCCGGGAGCATGAATCTTCCGGCAGGAGCGGGATCAGCCTGTGGACTCGAATCGTTCCCCTTCGAGCCGCAAAAGCGCCTCTGAAGGTTCTTTTCCGACCTGTTCCAACGCAAAGGAGATGTTTCCGTCGATGGTGAGGGCATGCCCCGTAACTCTCCCGTACTCGGTGGTCAGGAAGGTGATGTGATTCCGGTAGGTTGCGTCACGGGTAATAAATATCAGGTCGTCCGCCGTATGGCCGAGGATCATCTCCCATATCAGCTCGTCGCCGATGGTATCCTTCTTCTCACTCTTCGGCGGATTTCCGAGGAGTTTCCGGCGGTGTGCACGCTCGACATGCTCTTCCGTCCTCCTGATGATCGTCACTCCGGGATCGTCGACGAGCCGGGAGAAGGCGGCATAGATTGGGTCTCCGGACGGATTGGCGATCATTCCCTCGATATCCGAGACGAGCGACTGGAGCGCAGAATCATACTCTTCGCCGATCCGGAGGAGCCGGGCGAAATCGGGCTGCTCGCGGACGACGAACGGTGGGTTCAGCTCCCCGATCTCCGTCTTCCGTATCTGGCGGGAGTGGACATCCAGGATCCTGTCCCGGTTCCTAAGGTACTCGTCGAAGACCAGATCGGGAAAGATGAGGTGAGGTTTGAGCGTCTCGATATCGCCGAAGATCTGCCCCGTATCCTCGTCCGACCAGTAGAGGCCGAGGAAGAGATTCGTATCGATAAAGACTTTCGTCATCGGTGATCCAACAGCATCCTGACACGATAAGCGTTTCCCGGATGCGGGAACCCGTGCCCGTCCGCCTATCGCCGGCCGGAGTGCCTGACGAGCGATGCTACCGCTGCAGAGACCTCGTCCGTGACCTTCCCTTTCTTTGCGATGACGGCGTTTCTCCGGATGACGATACGGTGCGCCGTTAAGATGTAACTCTCCTCGAACATATCAAGGCCGCCCCGGGCGAAGTCGTCGAGCGAGAGCGGGACAGAGGAGCCGTCGGGGGATGCTCTGCTCGAGATCGGGCAGACGACGAGAGAACCGTCGCTCGATGCCGTGATAACGACTGCAGGCCGGGTTTTTTTGGTCTCCGCTCCACCGAGACGGAGACTTGCTAGAATGACATCTCCGGGGGAGAACTGTCCCATCACGATATGAGTGGACGCCTGGAGAAATAAGAGAATTGATCTTCTTCCGGGAGCCTTGGTTGCTGAACGCATATATAGGATGAGCGCGAGGTTCCCGCCGATTGACCTATGGCTGCTATAACTGGTGAAGGAGATGCGGGTATCGTCTTTCGGACGATAGGCGAGCGGCGCAGTATCAGGGAGTACGACGAGCGGGAAGTCCCGGAGGAACTGATCCGCCGGATCATCGGTGCCGGCGTCCAGGCGCCGACGGGCCTCGGCGTTCAGCCCTGGAGGTTTACCGTTGTCAGGGATACGAAACTGATGCGGGAGGTCTCGGACTACTGCAAGGCGGCGATGATCGCGAACTTCGGGGAAACGACCGATGAGAATGTACAGCGTTTCCTCTCGTTCCTGCGGCAGAAGGAGTTCAATATCTTCTATAACGCACCGGTACTGATCCTCGTCCTCGGTGCTGTCGAGGATGAGATGAGCACCCTTGACTGCACGCTCTGTGCGGAGAATATGTTGCTCGCCGCCTGGTCGCTCGGTATCGGGAGCTGCTGGATCGGGTCGGCGGGCGTCGTCCAGGAGAACCCGGCTCTCCTGGAGCGACTGGCGGTGCCTGACGGGTATGCCGTTGTGGCGCCGCTGATCTTCGGGTATCCGGCGGATGTTCCGGCAAAGCCTGAGCGGCGGGAGCCGGATATCACCTGGGTCGGGTAGACCGGTTGCAGTCCGGGAGATCCCGTTCCGGGTGTTTCCTCTTCTTTTTCCGGTTTTCATCCTGCAGATCTTCCCCAAAAGAGGCCTCGTTGCATCGGGGGAAAAACACTATATGGCGCCTCTGCGGTAGGTAGCGTTCATGAGACCGATTGCCGTTCTCGTTATCGCACTCCTGGTGGCGGGCATAGCCGTGCTGGCCGCCGGCTGTACGACCCCCGGCGGAGATAACGCCACCACGCCGACCGAAACCGCTCCGATGACCGCCACCCCGACGGAGACGGAAACCCCCGCCACGACTGCAACCCCGACCACTGGGGAGAATGGTACCGTGACGACGACCCCGACGGAGAGTGCGACACCCGGCGAGGGGGGGAGCGTGACCGTCGATCTTAGTGCGGAAAACCTTGCCTTTAACACGAGCGCGATCACGGTGCCCGCCGGAGCGGAGGTGACGGTGAACTTCGAGAACCGTGATACGGTGCCGCACAACCTCGCCGTCTACCAGACCCCGGCTGCGAACGATCCCATCTTCGTCGGTGAGATCATCGATCAGGGCAGCACCACGTATACCTTCACCGCTCCGGAGGAGCCCGGTATCTACTTCTTCCGGTGCGACGTCCACCCGACGACCATGACCGGCGACTTCATCGTGCAGTGAGCGGGCTCCCTGCCCCTCTCTCTCTGCCGCCATATCAGGGTTCGAGGGTGAAATCGACCTCGAACATCACGTACCGCGCCTCCTGCATCCCTGCCGATCGGTATGCCCTCCGGGCGGTGAGGTTATCCGCATCGACGTAGAGCCGGAGGCCGACGACGTCTTCCCTCGCCCGTGCCTCGCCTTCGACCGCCCTGTAGATCCGGGAGAAGATGCCCCTCTGCCGCCAGTCTTTTCGCACATAGACGCTCTGGATCCACCAGAAAAAGCCGCAGCGCCAGTCGCTCCACTCGAATGTCACCATGCACTGCCCGACGATGCCGCCGTCCTCCTCGGCAACCAGGTAGAACCCTCTCGACGGGTCGTCGAGGACGGCCTCGACGCCTTTCCTCGCAAGCACGGGATCGAGCTCGCGCTCTTCGGTCTCCCATGCCGTAGCACGGTTGTTCTCTGCAAGGATCTCCGCATCGGTTGGGTTTGCCTCTCTGATCAGCAGCGTCATGACTGTACACGGGTCGAAGAAGGCTATGAGCGTTTCTGATTTGTCCCTCTCCCGTGCGCGGCGCCGGGTGGGAGAGCTCTGCCGCAAACCCCAAATACCGCCGGGCAGTAACATCCGTCCCCTATGAGCGGGATGGTCAGGGTTACCGTGGACGGGGAATCGCGAGAGGCGGCGGTACGGGGTGTTGAGAGGCGGCCTGCAGCATCCGGGCCGTATGATAGCGTGCATATCGAGACCAGCCGGGGGAGGGTCGACTGTCACTACTACGCAGCGAGCGGCGCGAAAAAAGGCGTGATCATGGTCGGCGGTGTCGGGGGCGGGTTCGATACCCCTGCCTGCGGACTCTACCCGAGACTCTGCGAAGACCTGCAGCGCCTCGGGATCAGCGCTCTCCGGGTGCGCTACCGCTACGCCACGAACCTCGCCGAGGCTGTCCTCGATACCGTCATCGCCATCCGGTTTCTGAAGGGTGAAGGAGCTCTGTCGATCGGGCTTATCGGCCACTCCCTCGGGGGTGCGGTCGTCGCGACGGCGGCTGCGAACGACGAGGCCGTGGATACGGTCGTCACGCTCTCGACGCAGAGTTACGGAATCGCTCCGGTCTCCCGCCTGAAGCCGAGCACTTCGGTTCTGGTGATCCACGGTGAGAAGGATGCAATCCTTCCGCCTGCGTCTTCGGTCTACGCCCATCAGCTTGCGCACGAGCCGAAGCGTCTGATTCTCTACGAAGGGGCAGGGCATATGCTCGACGAAGCGGCGGATGCCGTCTATCGTGAGGTGAAAGACTGGCTTGTCGAGAACCTTGGGTGATGCTCCCCGATGTTTCGACAGGCTCTTTCCGTGAGGTTAATGACCCAGTCTTGCTAAACCGCTTTAGCAGGAGGCCTCTCGTGGCTCCGGTGGTACCGATGAAACTACGTGATTTTAAGCTGGAACGGTTTCTCGCAGAGTACGAGTTTCGTGCGCCCTATATCCTCTGTGCGTCTGACTGCGAGACGGTCAGCGTTGCCGAGCTTCTGGAAGGGGAAGAAGGAGGTCGCGAAGCACTCATGAACCTGCGGCTCGGCTATGCGGAGCCGATGGGAAGCCCCGGGCTTCGGGAAGAGATTGCCGGACTCTACACGACGATCTCCCCGGAAGAGATCATCGCCTTCAACGGGGCATCCGAGGGGATTCTCGCGTACATGAACGTCGCTCTTTCGGCGGGCGATCACGTTGTCGTCCAGTCGCCGGCATACCAGTCGCTCTATGAAGTCGCCCGTTCGGTCGGCTGCGATGTGACGATGTGGCGGATGGAGGAGCGGGATGGCGCGTGGACGCTCGATCTCGATCTGCTGCAGGAGCAGATCCGGAGCACGACGAAGGCCGTCATCATCAACTCGCCCCACAACCCGACCGGCTACCAGATCCCGGAGAGTGACTTTCGGGCTATCGCGGAGATCGCCGCCGATCACGGGGCGATCGTCTTCTCCGACGAGGTCTATCGCTATCTCGAGCACCCGGGCACCGATCGTCTCCCCGCGATGGCCGACATTGCCGAAACCGGGATCTCGCTCGGGGTGATCTCAAAGGCCTTCGGCCTCGCGGGGCTTCGGACCGGCTGGATCGCCACGCACGACCGGGAACTCCTCCGGAAACTCTCGGCGTTCAAGGACTACTCGACGATCTGCAACAACGTGCCGGGCGAATTCTTCACGGCGCTGGCGCTCCGGCAGAAGGACGCACTGGTTACACGAAACCTCGGGTTCGTCGAGAGCAACCTATCCCTCCTCGAGAGGTTCTTCCGGGAGAACGGCGACCTCTTCGTCTGGTCGCACCCTTCCGCGGGTTCGACCGCCTTCCCGGCGCTCCTCTCCGGTGCGAGTGCTTTTGAGTTCTGCACCGACCTCGTCGACCGGCAGGGTGTGCTGCTGCTCCCCGGGACGGTCTTTGAGTACGACGACCGGCACTTCAGGATCGGCTATGGCCGGGTGGATATGCCCGAATCCCTCCGGCAGCTCGAACGTTACGTCGAAGCGCACCTCCGCGCCTGATCCGGATCTTCACGCTCCGCCGCGAACCTTCGCAAGGTCGCTCCGCGCCCGGCAGGGGTCGTCGCTCGCAAACCCGTCGGCGCCGAGCTCGTAGGCACGCCGGATATCCTCTGCACCGTTCAGCACCCAGGGGATCACCAGGAGATGCCGGTCGTGCGCCTCGCGGATGAGGTCTTCGGTGAGCAGATCGAACCGGGGGAGTATGGCGTCCGCCCCGAGCCGGACGGCATCCCGGACGGGGTCGTCGCGTTCTTCGGAGAAGATGAGCCCTGCACCGGCACCGGGGAGCAGTCTCTTCGCCGTCGCGACGCTCCGGTCGTGGAACGAGACGATGAAGAGATTCTCCGGCAGGTTCTCCAGCAGGATCGAAGCGACCACCTCCTCGATCCCCTGCTCCTTGATCTCGACGATGAGGCCGGTCGCTCCCGAGACCTGATCGAGCACCTCCCGGAGTGTCGGTATTCTCTCTCCCCTCCCGGCGTCGAGCTTCTGTACCTCTTCGATGGTGAAGTCTCGCACCGCTCCCGTCCCGCCGGTCGTCCGGTCGACGGTGGCGTCATGGATCACCACCGGGATGCCGTCCCGGCTCAGGTGGACGTCGATCTCAACGTAATCGGCACACGCCATGCCTCTCTGAACCGCAGCAAGGGTGTTCTCGGGTTCAAGGGCACGTGCACCACGGTGTCCGACAATGAACATACTTCCCCCCGGAGCCCGGAGCAGATATACCTTCCTTCCATCCGTGCCCTCAGCGGTATTTGCAGGGGAAAAAGCGGATGGGGCGAGGGTTCTCTGCGCCCAGAGCATCAGAGTTTCTTCTCGATCGCGATCATGATTGCGCCGGCGATGAGCAGCAGGATAATATCGTTGATGTAAGGGATGGAGGAGACGACCGACTGGATAAGGGACGTGATATGGAAGAAATCCTCGATCACCTTTAAAATGATGAATATAATGATGAGACCCCCGATGAGTTTTATAACGGGCGTGATATCTTTCATGTATGGGAGTAGGGAATCTTCGGTATTAAATCCTGTGCTTTGAGAATTTCCGAATCTAAGGGTTATTTGAGGAATACGTGCTTCCTTGAAGGCCGGGTGCGTTCCGCCTCCCGGAAAGAGCATCTCTGATTGGTGCGGAAAAAAGTGAAGGGCATATGCTCGCCCGGGAAAGCCGGGTCGTGATGTTTCGTGCCGGAGGGCTGCACCAACTCCTTCGCAGAGGGAACGTATCTGCCCGGCTACGTTACTCCTCCCGGAGCCGGTTGAACTCCGACTCCACGTCCTCGATCGTTCTGTACAACCGGTCGTCGAACCATTCGAGTACCCGGATCACGGCCGGTATCGCTCCGGTCTTCCGGGCTTTATTGATGAGCCGCTGCTTTGGTGCCGGGTAGTCGATCCCCTGAATATGCACCTCAAATGCCGGGAAGCTCAGGTTTTCTATCGGCACGGCGGCCGCCGGGCGCTCTTCTGCCATATCGTCGATCACCTCGCCACACCCCCGGGGGGTGCCGGGAGTGCAGGTTCTCAGACCCGGAAAATGGTTTCGGTACACGACTTCACGTTTCTGTTAAGCCGCCGTGGAGTCCCGGCTCAGTGGAAAAATAGGGAGTGTCTGTTTCTTCCATGTCCCGGGCTGCACCCCTCATATCCGGACGGGAACGATCGCATCGCTCTCTTCGCCTTGCCGGTGCCGCCGGGCTGGAAAAGAGATTATTTTGCCTTCCCAAACTCCTTGCTCACATCCGCAGCGGACTGGTACTGCCTGTCATCGAACTTCTGCAGCACCTCTATGACTGCATCCGGAGCGTCGTTCTTCCTGGCGTGGCTGATCAGATCGCCTTTCCCTGCCGGGTAGTCCATCCCGCCGAGGTACTTCTGGAACGCGGATGCACTCAGTTCCTCGACCGAAGCAGTTGCCGATGCCGCCGCCCGGCCGCCTTTTACCGATGGTCTCTCTTCTGCCATGCTTCTCATCTCCTCGTATCGGGCGGAGCGGGAGGTTATTTAACCTTCCCGAACTCCTTGCTCACATCTGCCGCGGACTGGTACTGCTGGTCGCTGAACTTCTGCAGTGCAGTGATGACCGAATCAGGCGCATTGTTCTTTTTGGCGTGGTTGATCAGGTCGTCCTTCCCTGCCGGATAGTCCATGCCGCCGAGGTACTTCTGGAGTGCGGATGCGCTCAGCTCCTCAAACGACCCTTCCGCATGGAGCGATGCCTGGCCACCCTTCAGGCCTCCGGCATGTCCGCCTTTTACCGATGGTCTCTCTTCTGCCACGTTTCTCATCTCCTTGCACCCGGTGGATGCGCCCCCCTACACCGGTTCAGCCCTCAAATACGTTACGGTCGATCCGGTTCTCTGCCGGGATATCTCAGGGACGCTCCTTGCAATAAGGGTTTGTCGCCCCGCTGCCCCGTATCCGGCGGCCGGAGATGAAACGAAGAAACCTTATTGGAACCGCTGCCGTACCAGTAACCATCTGCCGATCTCCCATGACTGCACGACCGCAACACCTCAAAACCGGCCTTCTCCCGGCCATCATGCTCTTCTGCATCATCGCTGCAGGGATCTCCTCTGCGGGATGCATCGCTATGACCGGCACCGATCCCGGCCCCGTCCGTATTGGCGTTCTGCTGCCGGAGAGCGGTTCTCTTGCCATGAACACGCTCGACGAACTCACCTGGGCGGCGGACGCGCTGAACCGGCAGGGCGGCATCGGCGGCCGCATGATCGAGTTCGTCTATCGGGACACTGGCACCGGCAATATCTCCGCATATGCGGAAGAACTGGCCGGACGCGATGATATCGATATCATCATCGGTCCTGCGACAAGCACGGAGCTCATGCGCATCGCTCCTCTCGTCACGGGCGAAGGTAAACTCCTTATCTCCCCGAGCGCCACATCGGGTGTCATCACGACCGATTACGAGGAGAACGACCGCCTCTGGAGAACCTGCGGTGCCGACGGCCAGCAGCTGAAGGCTATTTTCCGGATCCTTCGGGAGAACGGCGCCCGGAACGTCTCGCTTATCGCCGCAAACGCGACCTATGGAGAGACGTTTGCGCGGCTTGCCCCGGCAACGGCCGCTATGAACGGAATCCGGCTCACCGGGACGGTATTCGTCGATGCGTCGGATGACTTTGCAGGGATTGCCCTGCGCATCGGGGAAGAGGCGCCCGATACAGTCGTCGCTGCCGTATACCCCGAAGAGGCGGTCAGGATCGCGGATGCGCTGCACGCTGCGGGCTCGTCTGCCGACCTCTTCCTGACCGATGCCGGTCGGTCGCCGCACCTGCTTGGGAGCCTGGGCGAGCGGGCGGAGGGGATCCGGGGGACGTCGCTCTCTTCAGATCCCTCGACCGGATATGCAATCGCCTATGAGGAGATCTTCGGGGAGCTGCCGCCGCCGTTTGCCGCACAGACGTACGACGCCCTCCTCCTCGCCGTCTACACCACGGCGCGACAGGAGGCTGCTCCGGCCGAATCGCTTGCCGAATCTCTCCGATGGGTCGTCTCCGGCGACGGCATCACCAAAGGCTGGGACTCCCAGGAAGCGAGCGAGGCCGTGGCGATGATCCGTGCGGGCGCCCGTCCGCTCGTCACCGGTGCCTCCGGCCCGCTCCGGTTCGCCGAAAAGCCCTCTGCAGGCCCGCTCGTCGGATACTATACCTGCTGGGCAATCGAAGGCGGCGTCTTCTGCGAGAGCACTCCGGTTCCCTCGGCGGACGTAGACCCGGCTCTTCCCGGCCTCTCGTACGATCCGGTCTCCGGCAATTCCGGGGGCTGCAGGACGGTGATCTGGATGGTCTACCCGCTGGTGAAAGGCGACCGGTCGTTCGCCGACTCGGCATACCGGGGTCTTTTCCGTGCACAGGAGTCGAACTCTTTCATCAAAAGGGAATGCACCTACGACGATCTGCCGCTCCTCGATACCGTATTCTCTGCACGGAACTTCACCGAGAAACCCGACCTCGTAATAACCGAGGGGTTCCAGTTCACCGATGCTTCCCGGGCGTGGGCGGAGGCAAACCCCGATATCCGTTTCTTCACCCTCGAGCAGGCGGACTTTCGCCTCCCGAATACGTGCGATGTCGTGATGGTCCCGTACGGGGCGTCATACCTCGGGGGCGTGATGGCGGCCAATATCACGGCGACGGGCAGGATCGGTGCGATTGCCGGTGCGCCCGTCTCCGTCATCGCTCCGTTCGTCGAAGGGTTCCGTGCAGGATCGGAGGCGTACGACCCGTCGGTGAACGTCACGGTGCGCTACGTCGGCGAGAGTTTCGAGGGGTTCGGCATGCCGGAGCGTGCGGGTGCGATCGCCCGGGAGCTCCGTAGCGAGGGCGTCGACGTCATCCTGATGATCGCCGGCGCCTCGAACACCGGGATCGCCGATGCCGCCCGGGAGACCGGGGACGTCTACCTCGTCGGTGAGGATACCGATCAGTCCTACCTCGCCCCCAACCTCGTCGTCGCGTCCGTGGTGAAGCAGATCGATGTGGTCGTCCGCCACGCAGTGGAGG carries:
- a CDS encoding DUF2795 domain-containing protein, which translates into the protein MAEERPSVKGGRAAASATASVEELSASAFQKYLGGMDYPAGKGDLISHARKNDAPDAVIEVLQKFDDRQYQSAADVSKEFGKAK
- a CDS encoding BMP family ABC transporter substrate-binding protein produces the protein MTARPQHLKTGLLPAIMLFCIIAAGISSAGCIAMTGTDPGPVRIGVLLPESGSLAMNTLDELTWAADALNRQGGIGGRMIEFVYRDTGTGNISAYAEELAGRDDIDIIIGPATSTELMRIAPLVTGEGKLLISPSATSGVITTDYEENDRLWRTCGADGQQLKAIFRILRENGARNVSLIAANATYGETFARLAPATAAMNGIRLTGTVFVDASDDFAGIALRIGEEAPDTVVAAVYPEEAVRIADALHAAGSSADLFLTDAGRSPHLLGSLGERAEGIRGTSLSSDPSTGYAIAYEEIFGELPPPFAAQTYDALLLAVYTTARQEAAPAESLAESLRWVVSGDGITKGWDSQEASEAVAMIRAGARPLVTGASGPLRFAEKPSAGPLVGYYTCWAIEGGVFCESTPVPSADVDPALPGLSYDPVSGNSGGCRTVIWMVYPLVKGDRSFADSAYRGLFRAQESNSFIKRECTYDDLPLLDTVFSARNFTEKPDLVITEGFQFTDASRAWAEANPDIRFFTLEQADFRLPNTCDVVMVPYGASYLGGVMAANITATGRIGAIAGAPVSVIAPFVEGFRAGSEAYDPSVNVTVRYVGESFEGFGMPERAGAIARELRSEGVDVILMIAGASNTGIADAARETGDVYLVGEDTDQSYLAPNLVVASVVKQIDVVVRHAVEGELNGRFTPGQEVWTLENGGTGLFISPRFGGYAWVAADWRERAIAAENDYLKTAAL
- a CDS encoding DUF2795 domain-containing protein, giving the protein MRNVAEERPSVKGGHAGGLKGGQASLHAEGSFEELSASALQKYLGGMDYPAGKDDLINHAKKNNAPDSVITALQKFSDQQYQSAADVSKEFGKVK
- a CDS encoding DUF2795 domain-containing protein; this encodes MAEERPAAAVPIENLSFPAFEVHIQGIDYPAPKQRLINKARKTGAIPAVIRVLEWFDDRLYRTIEDVESEFNRLREE